The Coffea arabica cultivar ET-39 chromosome 3c, Coffea Arabica ET-39 HiFi, whole genome shotgun sequence genome contains a region encoding:
- the LOC113733720 gene encoding uncharacterized protein isoform X1, with the protein MNPSSSVKSDTQPAPPPTDDFDDLYWRIKYGAGGEPSTKRQKQSESEKEDGLFREPPSTDDIMSPDSEEEESWLLGRTEEEAAKMWHKYSSQIKESGGFDVDEDAYPGGSFAMYVPCPEFREDEGCYDLVKKMAREAVKTFKDDRGKQYELVDVENVVWTLNRLFYITFKAKQLDAPSEAKADDDVKTMQAVVFNCFSHFPVQSCRIKPTN; encoded by the exons atgaacCCTAGTTCGTCCGTAAAAAGCGATACTCAACCTGCCCCGCCTCCAACCGACGACTTTGATGATCTGTATTGGCGCATCAAGTATGGCGCCGGCGGAGAACCATCCACCAAAAGACAAAAACAATCCGAATCCGAGAAAGAAGATGGTCTCTTTCGTGAGCCCCCATCAACAGACGACATCATGAGTCCGGACTCGGAAGAGGAGGAATCCTGGCTCCTCGGAAGAACTGAAGAAGAGGCCGCTAAGATGTGGCATAAATACAGCAGTCAGATCAAGGAGAGCGGG GGTTTTGATGTTGATGAGGATGCGTATCCTGGAGGCTCCTTTGCTATGTACGTGCCTTGCCCAGAATTCAGGGAGGATGAGGGATGCTACGACTTAGTGAAGAAAATGGCACGTGAGGCGGTGAAGACCTTCAAGGATGATCGG GGCAAACAGTATGAACTTGTGGATGTTGAGAATGTCGTTTGGACACTCAATCGTCTGTTTTATATCACCTTTAAAGCCAAGCAACTTGATGCCCCCTCTGAGGCCAAAGCTGATGATGATGTGAAGACAATGCAAGCGGTCGTTTTCAATTGCTTCAGTCATTTTCCCGTCCAAAGTTGCAGGATTAAACCAACTAACTAG
- the LOC113733720 gene encoding uncharacterized protein isoform X2, whose amino-acid sequence MNPSSSVKSDTQPAPPPTDDFDDLYWRIKYGAGGEPSTKRQKQSESEKEDGLFREPPSTDDIMSPDSEEEESWLLGRTEEEAAKMWHKYSSQIKESGGFDVDEDAYPGGSFAMYVPCPEFREDEGCYDLVKKMAREAVKTFKDDRYELVDVENVVWTLNRLFYITFKAKQLDAPSEAKADDDVKTMQAVVFNCFSHFPVQSCRIKPTN is encoded by the exons atgaacCCTAGTTCGTCCGTAAAAAGCGATACTCAACCTGCCCCGCCTCCAACCGACGACTTTGATGATCTGTATTGGCGCATCAAGTATGGCGCCGGCGGAGAACCATCCACCAAAAGACAAAAACAATCCGAATCCGAGAAAGAAGATGGTCTCTTTCGTGAGCCCCCATCAACAGACGACATCATGAGTCCGGACTCGGAAGAGGAGGAATCCTGGCTCCTCGGAAGAACTGAAGAAGAGGCCGCTAAGATGTGGCATAAATACAGCAGTCAGATCAAGGAGAGCGGG GGTTTTGATGTTGATGAGGATGCGTATCCTGGAGGCTCCTTTGCTATGTACGTGCCTTGCCCAGAATTCAGGGAGGATGAGGGATGCTACGACTTAGTGAAGAAAATGGCACGTGAGGCGGTGAAGACCTTCAAGGATGATCGG TATGAACTTGTGGATGTTGAGAATGTCGTTTGGACACTCAATCGTCTGTTTTATATCACCTTTAAAGCCAAGCAACTTGATGCCCCCTCTGAGGCCAAAGCTGATGATGATGTGAAGACAATGCAAGCGGTCGTTTTCAATTGCTTCAGTCATTTTCCCGTCCAAAGTTGCAGGATTAAACCAACTAACTAG
- the LOC113735160 gene encoding leucine-rich repeat receptor protein kinase HPCA1 — MAALWLLLFYLVMSARFRGIFSYTDPRDVAVLRSLKDQWQNTPPNWGKSDDPCGAPWEGVSCNNSRVTALGLSSMGLSGKLNGDIGGLTELISLDLSFNRGLTGSLSPRIGDLQNLSILILAGCSFNGNVPSELGNLAQLSFLALNSNNFTGGIPPSLGKLSHLYWLDLADNQLTGPIPVSSSMTETPGLDLLKKAKHFHFNKNQLSGPIPNALFSSDMVLIHVLFDANNLTGGIPSTIGYVQTLEVLRLDRNALIGKVPSDLNNLTNLVELNLAHNQLSGPFPNITEMISLNYVDLSNNSFQQSQSPAWFSTLESLTTLVVEYGSLEGMVPQKLFSLPQIQQVKLRNNAFNDTLDMGKTIGQQLQLVDLENNEIPYVTLGSGYQNTLILLGNPVCDAGLAKTSYCQVKQQAEKPYSTSLANCASKSCPADKKISPQSCNCAYPYEGTMYFRAPSFRELSNDTLFQQLEMSLWVKLSLTPGSVSLQNPFFNVDDYLQVHLGFFPSVGEYFNRSEVQRIGFALSNQTYKPPKQFGPYYFIASPYTFGAERGNAISKTIITAIAAGCAILVVLLVGLGIYAVWQKRRAERAIGLSKPFASWGPSGKDSGGAPQLKGARWFSYDELKKSTNNFSEKNEIGSGGYGKVYRGMLPSGQVVAIKRSQQGSMQGGLEFKTEIELLSRVHHKNLVGLVGFCFEQGQQILIYEFMPHGTLRESLSGKSGIYLDWKRRLRVALGSARGLTYLHELANPPIIHRDIKSTNILLDENLTAKVADFGLSKLVCDGSKGHVSTQVKGTLGYLDPEYYMTQQLTEKSDVYSFGVVMLELVTAKQPIEKGKYIVREVRMAMDKNDEECYGLGNIMDPSIRNTTTLIGFGRFVDLAMRCVEESAADRPTMSEVVKELETILQNDGLNTNSTSASSSATDFGMAKGAKHLYDVMPRKDVNSSDAFDYSGGYNISAKVEPK; from the exons ATGGCAGCCCTTTGGCTGCTTCTCTTTTATCTAGTGATGTCTGCAAGATTTCGTGGCATCTTCTCTTACACGGATCCTCGTGATG TTGCTGTTCTTAGGTCTTTGAAAGATCAATGGCAAAATACACCACCAAATTGGGGCAAGTCTGATGATCCTTGCGGAGCTCCTTGGGAAGGAGTCTCCTGCAACAACTCAAGAGTCACTGCATT GGGATTATCAAGTATGGGATTATCAGGTAAACTCAACGGTGACATTGGAGGACTCACCGAATTGATATCCCT GGATCTATCATTCAACCGAGGCCTCACCGGTTCACTCTCTCCACGAATAGGAGACTTGCAAAATTTGAGTATACT GATCCTAGCTGGATGTAGCTTCAATGGAAATGTACCAAGTGAACTTGGGAATCTTGCACAGTTGTCCTTCCT GGCGCTTAACTCAAATAACTTCACTGGTGGAATACCACCTTCGCTAGGAAAGCTTTCCCACTTATACTGGCTTGATCTGGCAGATAATCAGTTGACAGGACCAATACCTGTTTCATCATCTATGACTGAAACTCCAGGGTTGGACCTGTTAAAAAAGGCAAAACACTT CCATTTCAACAAAAACCAGCTTTCTGGCCCAATTCCAAATGCACTTTTCAGCTCCGACATGGTGCTTATTCATGT ACTGTTTGATGCCAACAATTTGACTGGAGGAATCCCCTCAACTATAGGATATGTTCAGACACTTGAGGTTCT GAGGCTAGATCGGAATGCCCTGATTGGCAAAGTCCCATCAGACCTCAACAATCTCACAAATTTGGTGGAATT GAACTTAGCACATAATCAGTTATCAGGTCCATTTCCAAACATTACGGAAATGATTTCCCTCAACTATGT GGACTTGAGTAACAACTCTTTTCAACAATCACAATCTCCAGCCTGGTTCAGTACATTAGAGTCACTTACAACTTT GGTTGTTGAATATGGGTCACTTGAGGGAATGGTGCCTCAGAAACTATTCAGTTTACCCCAAATTCAACAAGT GAAACTGAGAAACAATGCATTTAACGATACACTGGATATGGGCAAAACCATCGGTCAGCAACTTCAACTTGTTGATTTGGAGAACAATGAAATACCCTATGTCACTCTTGGTTCTGGTTATCAGAATACACTTAT ATTGCTAGGAAACCCAGTCTGTGATGCGGGTCTTGCAAAGACCAGTTACTGTCAGGTTAAGCAACAAGCAGAAAAGCCCTATTCTACAAGCCTGGCTAATTGTGCAAGCAAATCCTGTCCTGCTGATAAAAAAATCAGCCCACAGAGCTGTAACTGTGCTTATCCATATGAGGGAACAATGTACTTCAGAGCACCATCCTTCAGGGAGTTGTCTAATGACACTCTATTTCAGCAGCTGGAAATGAGCCTGTGGGTGAAGTTAAGCCTTACTCCTGGTTCTGTTTCTCTGCAGAACCCTTTCTTCAATGTTGATGATTATCTTCAGGTGCATTTGGGATTTTTTCCATCCGTAGGAGAGTATTTTAACAGGTCAGAGGTCCAGAGGATCGGATTTGCTTTAAGTAACCAGACTTACAAGCCTCCAAAACAATTTGGGCCCTACTACTTTATAGCTTCTCCTTACACTTTCGGCG CTGAACGTGGAAATGCCATAAGCAAAACAATTATTACAGCGATAGCTGCTGGCTGTGCCATTCTGGTGGTGTTGCTTGTTGGCCTAGGCATATATGCTGTCTGGCAAAAAAGACGGGCTGAAAGGGCCATTGGATTAAGTAAACCATTTG CATCTTGGGGTCCAAGTGGAAAAGACAGCGGAGGAGCACCTCAACTAAAAGGAGCCCGATGGTTTTCTTATGATGAACTGAAGAAATCAACCAATAACTTCTCTGAGAAAAATGAGATCGGTTCTGGAGGCTATGGCAAG GTCTACAGAGGGATGCTTCCAAGCGGACAAGTTGTAGCAATCAAACGATCACAACAAGGTTCCATGCAAGGTGGACTTGAATTCAAAACTGAGATTGAGCTTCTCTCACGAGTTCATCACAAAAACCTTGTTGGCTTGGTTGGATTCTGTTTTGAACAAGGACAACAGATCTTGATATACGAGTTTATGCCGCATGGAACTCTAAGGGAGAGTTTATCAG GGAAGAGCGGAATTTATCTAGATTGGAAAAGGAGACTTCGAGTTGCACTTGGTTCAGCTAGAGGATTGACTTATTTGCATGAGCTTGCCAACCCTCCTATAATCCACAGAGATATCAAGTCCACAAATATTCTCTTGGACGAAAATCTGACAGCTAAGGTTGCAGATTTTGGCTTGTCTAAGCTTGTTTGTGATGGTTCCAAAGGGCATGTATCCACTCAAGTTAAAGGCACACTG GGTTATCTGGATCCTGAATACTACATGACCCAACAATTGACGGAGAAAAGTGATGTGTATAGCTTTGGTGTGGTCATGCTTGAGCTGGTAACAGCTAAGCAACCTATCGAAAAGGGAAAGTACATCGTCCGTGAAGTGAGAATGGCAATGGACAAGAATGATGAAGAATGCTATGGTTTAGGGAATATAATGGATCCATCCATTCGAAACACAACCACTCTAATAGGCTTCGGAAGATTTGTAGATTTGGCAATGCGATGTGTGGAAGAATCAGCTGCAGACCGCCCAACAATGAGTGAAGTGGTGAAGGAACTCGAAACAATTCTACAGAATGATGGATTGAATACGAACTCAACATCAGCATCCTCATCTGCCACAGATTTTGGAATGGCGAAAGGTGCTAAACATCTCTATGATGTGATGCCTAGGAAGGATGTTAACAGCAGTGATGCATTTGACTACAGTGGTGGATACAACATCTCAGCTAAAGTGGAACCCAAGTAA